The Setaria viridis chromosome 9, Setaria_viridis_v4.0, whole genome shotgun sequence sequence AGGAGAATATATTTTGGACAAGGAGCGAGTGGCGAtgaaaaatgaaaggaaaaaaaaacgaacACAAAAACATGAACACCCTTAATTAACACTCTTTATCCTCTCTAATTAGGCACTACTGCTAATTAACAGCAAGCACTCCATCGAATAGAAGTTAACATGCAGCGGCTAATTCTTGTCTAGGAGTAAGTAAGCTTCTTCTCTCGGTTGACACGCCAACCTAGCGAAGCAAAGAATGCTTCTACCTCGATCCTGCCCTGCCTCTGCGTCTGCCCCGCGGGCGCACTACCAGAAGCAGACGGACGCGGCCGCCGTCCGGGCCTTGCCGGCGCCGGAGAGGCGGCCGTAGCGGAAGTTGCTGGAGCGGCGTGTCCGGCGGCGCGTGGCCCAGCCGAAGCAgaggcggaggcgcgcgcggaggcggcggagccccgtggccgcggcgcggcgcaggcgccTGAGCCCCGCCCAGACCACGCGcctggcgcgcgcgcgcggcgagcgcgggACGTCGGCGTCGCGGGAGAAGTGGTAGCTCCGGAGGAAGAgctgccgccgctccacctGCCGCTCCCAACGCGCCATGTACTCCAGGTACGGC is a genomic window containing:
- the LOC117836645 gene encoding uncharacterized protein: MSVRVASVPAGRAAGVAPWPYLEYMARWERQVERRQLFLRSYHFSRDADVPRSPRARARRVVWAGLRRLRRAAATGLRRLRARLRLCFGWATRRRTRRSSNFRYGRLSGAGKARTAAASVCFW